From a region of the Impatiens glandulifera chromosome 4, dImpGla2.1, whole genome shotgun sequence genome:
- the LOC124937087 gene encoding uncharacterized protein LOC124937087, with the protein MESSFKKTTTANEKGEELKKPPFRRAKDDTKPVLRDPILTSDPLETEEAVLQLPPFPSSIQIKRQSK; encoded by the exons ATGGAATCATCTTTTAAGAAGACGACGACGGCCAATGAGAAAGGCGAAGAATTGAAGAAACCTCCTTTCAGACGAGCAAAGGACGATACTAAACCCGTTCTCCGAGACCCT ATCCTGACTTCAGACCCACTAGAGACTGAGGAAGCTGTTCTTCAATTGCCTCCTTTCCCATCATCAATCCAAATAAAACGTCAATCCAAATGA
- the LOC124936276 gene encoding dirigent protein 22-like, whose product MKNIIFSLPIIFLLLAGISVGEDNDHIFGRPIDRKLLGLKKEKLSHFKFYWHDVISGPKPTSIMVVPPVSNTTFFGSVTMIDNPLTLGPNLTSKLVGRAQGFYALASQQDIGLLMLMNFVFVEGKYNGSTLTVLGRNSVMSAVREMSVTGGSGLFRFARGYVQAKTNWFDVKSGDATVEYNVYVFHY is encoded by the coding sequence atgaagaacatcATTTTCTCTCTCCCCATCATTTTCCTCCTCCTCGCCGGAATTTCCGTCGGAGAAGACAACGACCATATTTTCGGCAGACCCATTGATCGAAAACTATTAGGACTAAAAAAGGAAAAACTCAGTCACTTCAAATTCTATTGGCACGATGTAATCAGTGGTCCAAAACCCACATCAATAATGGTGGTGCCGCCGGTTTCAAACACGACATTCTTCGGTTCAGTTACTATGATCGACAACCCATTAACGTTAGGACCGAATTTGACATCGAAATTGGTCGGACGGGCACAAGGGTTTTATGCATTGGCTTCTCAACAAGATATTGGGTTATTGATGTTGATGAATTTTGTGTTTGTTGAGGGGAAATATAATGGAAGTACTTTGACGGTTTTGGGTCGGAATTCGGTGATGTCGGCGGTGAGAGAGATGTCGGTGACCGGAGGAAGTGGACTTTTCCGATTTGCTAGAGGTTATGTTCAAGCAAAGACTAATTGGTTTGATGTTAAAAGTGGGGATGCTACTGTTGAGTATaatgtttatgtttttcattattga
- the LOC124933595 gene encoding tubulin alpha-5 chain — MREIISIHIGQAGIQVGNSCWELYCLEHGIQPDGMMPSDTTVGVGNDAFNTFFSETGAGKHVPRAIFVDLEPTVIDEVRTGTYRQLFHPEQLISGKEDAANNFARGHYTVGKEIVDLCLDRVRKLADNCTGLQGFLVFSAVGGGTGSGLGSLLLERLSVDYGKKSKLGFTIYPSPQVSTAVVEPYNSVLSTHSLLEHTDVAVLLDNEAIYDICRKSLDIERPTYTNLNRLISQIISSLTTSLRFDGAINVDITEFQTNLVPYPRIHFMLSSYAPVISAEKAYHEQLSVPEITNAVFEPSSMMAKCDPRHGKYMACCLMYRGDVVPKDVNAAVATIKTKRTVQFVDWCPTGFKCGINYQPPSVVPGGDLAKVQRAVCMISNNTAVAEVFSRIDHKFDLMYAKRAFVHWYVGEGMEEGEFSEAREDLAALEKDYEEVGAEGVDEEDEGEDY; from the exons ATGAGGGAAATCATCAGCATTCACATCGGACAAGCCGGAATCCAGGTCGGAAACTCTTGCTGGGAACTTTACTGTCTCGAACATGGAATCCAGCCTGACGGCATGATGCCTAG TGATACAACTGTAGGTGTTGGAAACGATGCGTTCAACACTTTCTTCAGTGAGACCGGTGCTGGCAAGCATGTTCCTCGAGCTATTTTCGTTGATCTAGAACCGACTGTTATTGATGAAGTAAGAACGGGAACTTACCGTCAACTTTTCCATCCTGAACAACTTATATCTGGAAAGGAAGATGCTGCTAATAACTTTGCCAGAGGTCACTATACAG TTGGTAAGGAGATTGTTGACTTGTGTCTGGATCGAGTGAGGAAGTTAGCCGATAACTGCACTGGTTTACAAGGATTTTTGGTTTTCAGTGCTGTTGGTGGTGGAACTGGTTCCGGATTGGGTTCCTTATTGTTGGAACGTTTGTCTGTTGATTATGGAAAGAAGTCAAAGCTTGGCTTCACCATATATCCTTCACCACAG GTTTCAACTGCTGTTGTTGAACCATACAACAGTGTTCTCTCAACCCATTCACTACTTGAACACACAGATGTAGCTGTTCTTCTAGACAACGAAGCGATCTACGACATCTGTCGCAAATCCCTTGACATCGAAAGACCTACATACACCAATCTGAACAGATTGATTTCCCAAATCATATCATCCTTAACTACTTCATTGAGATTCGACGGAGCCATTAATGTTGACATCACTGAATTCCAGACTAACTTGGTCCCATACCCGAGAATCCATTTCATGCTTTCCTCCTACGCACCTGTAATCTCAGCTGAGAAAGCCTATCACGAACAGTTATCTGTTCCTGAAATAACCAATGCAGTGTTCGAACCTTCGAGCATGATGGCTAAATGTGATCCAAGGCATGGAAAATACATGGCTTGTTGTCTGATGTACAGAGGGGATGTCGTCCCTAAAGATGTCAATGCCGCCGTTGCCACCATCAAGACGAAAAGAACTGTTCAGTTTGTCGATTG GTGCCCAACTGGGTTTAAGTGTGGTATCAATTATCAGCCACCATCTGTTGTTCCTGGTGGAGATCTTGCTAAGGTACAAAGAGCGGTTTGTATGATCAGCAACAACACTGCTGTGGCTGAGGTGTTTTCGAGAATCGATCATAAGTTTGACCTTATGTACGCAAAGAGGGCCTTCGTGCATTGGTACGTGGGTGAAGGTATGGAAGAAGGTGAGTTTTCCGAGGCCCGTGAAGATTTGGCTGCACTTGAGAAGGACTATGAAGAAGTTGGAGCTGAAGGagttgatgaagaagatgaaggtGAAGATTATTAA
- the LOC124935941 gene encoding dirigent protein 20-like has product MKNIIFSLIFLFFAGISAGEETDHIFGRPIDRKLLGLKKEKLSHFKFYWHDVISGPKPTSIMVVPPVSNTSFNFFGSVTMIDNPLTLGPNLTSKLVGRAQGFYASAAQQDLGFLMLMNLVFVEGKYNGSTLTVLGRNPAMSAVREMPVTGGSGLFRFARGYAQAKTHWLDIKTGDATVEYNVYVFHY; this is encoded by the coding sequence ATGAAGAatatcattttctctctcatcttcctcttcttcgcCGGAATTTCCGCCGGAGAAGAAACCGACCATATTTTCGGCAGACCCATTGATCGAAAACTACTAGGACTAAAAAAGGAAAAACTCAGCCACTTCAAATTCTATTGGCACGATGTAATCAGTGGTCCAAAACCCACATCAATAATGGTGGTGCCGCCGGTTTCAAACACATCGTTCAATTTCTTCGGTTCAGTTACAATGATCGACAACCCATTAACGTTAGGACCGAATTTAACCTCGAAATTGGTCGGACGGGCACAAGGGTTTTACGCATCGGCTGCCCAACAAGATTTAGGGTTTTTGATGTTGATGAATTTGGTATTTGTTGAGGGGAAATATAATGGAAGTACTTTGACTGTATTGGGAAGGAATCCGGCGATGTCGGCCGTGAGAGAGATGCCGGTGACCGGAGGAAGTGGGCTTTTCCGATTTGCTCGAGGTTATGCTCAGGCGAAGACACATTGGTTGGATATTAAAACTGGAGATGCTACTGTTGAGTATaatgtttatgtttttcattattga